The Bradyrhizobium sp. WBAH42 genome includes a window with the following:
- a CDS encoding aromatic-ring-hydroxylating dioxygenase subunit beta, whose protein sequence is MIDDKAIIDFIYREAELLDTMQWQSWLDLFHSEGRYWMPLEWQQQDPVLQPSLMYEDLLLLKVRVERLAGERTFSQKPKSRCHHLLQAPRIVACDVAAGVFKARTSYIYTETRGDLLERYSGWASHDLVQVGDGLKIKLKRLDLVNFDAPFGNIQLFM, encoded by the coding sequence ATGATCGACGACAAGGCCATCATCGATTTCATCTATCGGGAGGCCGAGCTTCTCGACACGATGCAGTGGCAGAGCTGGCTCGATCTGTTTCACTCGGAAGGGCGCTATTGGATGCCGCTCGAATGGCAGCAACAGGATCCGGTGCTGCAGCCGTCGCTGATGTACGAGGACCTGTTGCTGCTCAAGGTCCGGGTCGAGCGCCTCGCCGGCGAGCGCACCTTCAGCCAGAAGCCGAAGAGCCGATGCCACCATCTGCTCCAGGCCCCCAGGATCGTCGCCTGCGACGTCGCGGCGGGCGTGTTCAAGGCACGAACGTCCTATATCTACACCGAGACCCGCGGCGACTTGCTGGAGCGTTATTCGGGATGGGCATCGCACGACCTGGTTCAGGTCGGCGACGGCCTGAAGATCAAGCTCAAGCGCCTCGATCTCGTCAATTTCGACGCGCCGTTCGGCAACATCCAGCTCTTCATGTGA
- a CDS encoding ATP-dependent acyl-CoA ligase: MIAAATVHARFRQTALRRGEAGFLNVLPETSGIYGIPAGEISYRAMLDRIEARRQAFAESGYGEGHRVGLLLQNRPVFVELWFALNALGVSVVPINPDLRMSELEYIIAHSEMNAAFVLAERRTEVETAARQAGRPIPVVTDDGDVPAPYDGTRPLRPADGATECALLYTSGTTGQPKGCVLTNEYFLHSGNWYRDAGGLIGLKPDVERMITPLPLFHMNAMAVSLMAMVSVGGCLTMLDRFHPRSWWSSVRQSRATCLHYLGVMPSMLMSAAPSQEDRQHAVRFGFGAGVDKLLHAPFEARFGFPLLEAWAMTETGSGGVIAANVEPRKVGTSCFGRPAPEIDIRIVDDGGDDVPAGTPGELLVRRAGADPRYGFFREYLKNPEATAEAWAGGWLHTGDIVSRDADGDLHFVDRKKNVIRRSGENIAAVEVESVLNRHPQVRQAAVAATPDPVRGDEVAAVIIAEQAGADRALAEQIVRWSLEQMAYYKAPGWICFVDTLPLTATEKIQRGGLKDSVARLMQDGAFFDLRDLKRRQV; this comes from the coding sequence TTGATCGCTGCAGCGACAGTCCATGCCCGCTTTCGCCAGACCGCGCTCCGCCGCGGCGAGGCCGGCTTCCTCAACGTGCTGCCTGAGACATCAGGCATCTACGGCATCCCGGCCGGCGAGATCTCCTACCGCGCGATGCTCGATCGGATCGAGGCCCGCCGCCAGGCGTTCGCCGAAAGCGGTTATGGCGAAGGCCACAGGGTGGGGCTCCTGCTCCAGAACCGGCCGGTGTTCGTCGAGCTGTGGTTCGCGCTGAACGCGCTCGGCGTCTCCGTGGTGCCGATCAACCCCGATCTGCGGATGAGCGAGCTCGAATACATCATCGCGCATTCCGAGATGAACGCCGCCTTCGTGCTGGCCGAACGCCGTACTGAGGTGGAGACGGCGGCGCGCCAGGCGGGCCGGCCGATTCCTGTCGTGACCGATGACGGCGACGTTCCCGCGCCCTATGACGGTACGCGGCCGCTGCGGCCGGCGGACGGCGCAACGGAATGCGCGCTGCTCTACACGTCGGGCACGACGGGCCAGCCGAAGGGCTGCGTTCTCACCAACGAATACTTCCTGCACAGCGGAAACTGGTATCGCGACGCCGGCGGGCTGATTGGCCTCAAGCCGGATGTCGAGCGCATGATCACGCCGCTGCCGCTGTTCCACATGAACGCGATGGCGGTCTCGCTGATGGCGATGGTTTCGGTCGGCGGCTGCCTGACCATGCTCGATCGTTTTCACCCGCGCAGCTGGTGGAGCTCGGTGCGGCAGAGCCGGGCCACGTGCCTGCATTATCTCGGCGTCATGCCGTCGATGCTGATGAGCGCCGCGCCCTCGCAAGAGGATCGGCAGCACGCGGTTCGCTTCGGCTTCGGCGCGGGTGTCGACAAGCTGCTTCACGCGCCGTTCGAGGCGCGCTTCGGTTTCCCTCTGCTCGAGGCCTGGGCGATGACCGAGACCGGCAGCGGCGGCGTGATCGCCGCCAATGTCGAGCCGCGTAAGGTCGGCACCAGCTGCTTCGGCCGCCCGGCTCCGGAGATCGACATTCGCATCGTCGATGACGGCGGGGATGACGTGCCGGCCGGGACGCCGGGGGAGCTGCTGGTGCGGCGGGCCGGCGCGGATCCGCGCTACGGCTTCTTCCGGGAATACCTCAAGAACCCCGAGGCGACGGCGGAGGCCTGGGCCGGAGGCTGGCTGCATACCGGCGATATCGTGTCGCGCGATGCGGACGGCGATTTGCACTTCGTCGACCGCAAGAAGAACGTCATCCGCCGCTCCGGCGAGAACATCGCCGCGGTCGAGGTCGAATCCGTGCTCAATCGGCATCCGCAGGTTCGGCAGGCCGCCGTCGCCGCGACGCCGGACCCGGTGCGCGGCGACGAAGTGGCGGCCGTCATCATCGCCGAGCAGGCCGGCGCCGACCGCGCGCTCGCCGAGCAGATCGTCCGCTGGAGCCTGGAGCAGATGGCCTATTACAAGGCGCCCGGCTGGATCTGCTTCGTCGATACCCTGCCGCTGACCGCGACCGAGAAGATCCAGCGCGGCGGCTTGAAGGATTCCGTCGCCAGGCTGATGCAGGACGGCGCCTTCTTCGATCTGCGCGATCTGAAGCGGCGGCAGGTCTGA
- a CDS encoding SDR family NAD(P)-dependent oxidoreductase, which yields MSQVRTTLITGGNSGIGEALAKSLVDKGQRVVSVGLHRPDWTHDLLTAFCADLTSLEQTRDVAREIASNHAIDRLVHNAGIILPNLLPDARPEDVLALAQLHLGAPMLLTQAALEGMKSRRFGRIVFVSSRAAMGAVTRSAYSATKAGVHGMARTWALELASSGITVNVVAPGPILTDNFWGIIPKDSERQETMARNVPVGRLGAREDVAHAIEFFLDERSDFVTGQVLYVCGGTSLVGLGP from the coding sequence ATGAGCCAGGTCCGCACCACCCTCATCACCGGCGGCAATTCCGGAATCGGCGAAGCGCTGGCGAAGAGTCTCGTCGACAAGGGCCAGCGCGTGGTCTCGGTTGGGCTGCACAGGCCGGACTGGACACACGATCTGCTCACGGCTTTTTGCGCGGACCTGACCAGCCTCGAGCAGACGCGGGACGTTGCCCGGGAGATCGCCTCCAATCATGCGATCGATCGCCTCGTGCACAATGCCGGAATCATCCTGCCGAACCTGTTGCCCGACGCAAGGCCCGAAGACGTCCTGGCGCTGGCGCAGCTGCATCTCGGCGCACCCATGCTCCTGACCCAGGCCGCGCTGGAGGGGATGAAATCGCGCCGTTTCGGCCGCATCGTATTCGTCAGCTCGCGCGCGGCGATGGGCGCCGTGACGCGCTCGGCCTATTCCGCCACCAAGGCCGGCGTGCACGGCATGGCCCGGACATGGGCGCTGGAGCTTGCGTCCAGCGGCATTACCGTGAACGTCGTCGCGCCGGGCCCGATCCTGACCGACAATTTCTGGGGCATCATCCCCAAGGATTCCGAGCGGCAGGAAACAATGGCGCGTAACGTCCCGGTCGGCCGGCTCGGCGCACGCGAGGACGTCGCGCACGCCATCGAATTCTTTCTCGACGAACGCTCGGACTTCGTCACCGGGCAGGTGCTCTATGTCTGCGGCGGCACCAGCCTCGTTGGCCTCGGCCCATGA
- a CDS encoding MarR family winged helix-turn-helix transcriptional regulator: protein MARESRSRWRSGPPRSRDQLYAYIPYLFNRLANRWNLDQNRDLTEHGINNVVFRTLSVLFIYKTLTVNEIAVLAVTEQSTASRMVESMVSAGLVKREIAEEDQRRRVVALTTEGEALLRKIWPIMAKNYERLTAGIDPDEIETCARVLAKMMENVKQNQI, encoded by the coding sequence ATGGCAAGAGAATCCAGGAGCAGGTGGAGATCCGGCCCGCCAAGGTCGAGAGATCAACTCTACGCCTACATTCCCTATCTGTTCAATCGGCTGGCCAATCGCTGGAACCTGGATCAGAACCGCGATCTCACCGAGCATGGCATCAACAACGTCGTCTTTCGTACGCTGTCGGTGCTGTTCATCTACAAGACGCTCACGGTCAACGAGATCGCCGTGCTCGCCGTGACCGAGCAATCGACGGCGAGCCGCATGGTCGAATCCATGGTGTCCGCCGGTCTCGTCAAGCGCGAGATCGCGGAGGAGGACCAGCGCCGCCGGGTCGTGGCGTTGACCACTGAGGGCGAAGCGTTGCTGCGCAAGATCTGGCCGATCATGGCAAAGAACTACGAGCGCCTGACCGCCGGGATCGATCCCGACGAGATCGAGACTTGCGCGCGCGTGCTGGCCAAGATGATGGAAAACGTCAAGCAGAACCAGATCTGA
- a CDS encoding MarR family winged helix-turn-helix transcriptional regulator, whose translation MPAALKENIVPLGQIETRLWLQLLSLHGDIFASLNSLLGAEFGLSLAKFDVLAQLDRDRNGLALGQLSQNLKVSGGNVSGLVQRLLADDLISREMSSEDRRSFIVRLTPKGEALFRKAADVHKKHLGQKFENISAKELDAALSVLRSLSAKIRTPSKKQSRKS comes from the coding sequence ATGCCGGCAGCACTCAAAGAGAATATCGTTCCCCTCGGACAGATCGAGACCCGGCTCTGGCTGCAGCTGTTGTCGCTGCACGGAGACATCTTCGCGTCGTTGAATTCCCTCCTCGGCGCCGAGTTCGGCTTGTCGCTGGCGAAATTCGACGTCCTGGCCCAGCTCGACCGCGACAGGAACGGCCTTGCGCTCGGACAATTGTCGCAGAACCTGAAGGTATCAGGCGGCAACGTCTCGGGCCTAGTGCAGCGCCTCCTCGCTGACGACCTGATCAGCAGGGAAATGTCGAGTGAGGACCGCAGGTCGTTCATCGTGCGCCTCACACCGAAAGGCGAAGCTTTGTTCAGGAAGGCCGCCGACGTGCACAAGAAGCATCTCGGCCAAAAATTCGAGAACATCTCGGCCAAGGAACTCGACGCGGCGCTGTCGGTGCTACGCTCGCTTTCGGCCAAGATCCGAACCCCCAGCAAGAAGCAAAGTCGAAAAAGCTAA
- a CDS encoding indolepyruvate oxidoreductase subunit beta family protein: protein MRDETVRLALPAAGEATERPISIAILAMGGQGGGVLTDWIVQLAENHGWVAQSTSVPGVAQRTGATIYYIETMPPLDGRKPILSLMPTPGDVDVVMAAEFMEAGRSILRGLVTPDRTTLIASNHRSFAIGEKIAPGNGVADPGAVTGAIGVAAKTEIIFDMNALAIAHGSVISAAMFGALAATGVLPFDRDSYLSVIRAGGKGAKASVETFEAAFDRTRSGAPEAALVPRAEESEKSRAPATLDAELAKLLERAKQELPDSALSLAQAGLKKVVDFQDIAYGAEYLDVLGALHAADRGAGGIDRSFAFTQTAAKYLANAMTYDDVIRVADLKTRTSRRARIEGELELVQGQVLQTTEFMHPRLEEIMGMLPVSFGRWLDTKPRLMGWLDRRINRGRRVRTYSLPWFLVLYAVGGLRGMRRRSRRHAIETAHRDEWLKAATEAIRTNYQLGVEILQCRRLVKGYSDTHSRGLSKFDRTLATIKLVAQREDAADWARRLREAALKDGPGKELDGVIQTIKSFA from the coding sequence ATGAGGGACGAGACGGTTCGGCTGGCGCTTCCCGCGGCCGGCGAAGCGACCGAACGCCCGATCTCGATCGCGATCCTGGCCATGGGCGGTCAGGGCGGCGGCGTGCTGACCGACTGGATCGTCCAGCTTGCGGAGAACCATGGCTGGGTCGCGCAGTCGACTTCGGTGCCCGGCGTCGCGCAGCGCACCGGCGCGACCATCTACTACATCGAAACGATGCCGCCGCTCGATGGGCGCAAGCCGATCCTCTCGCTGATGCCGACGCCCGGCGATGTCGACGTCGTGATGGCCGCCGAATTCATGGAGGCGGGGCGCTCGATCCTGCGCGGCCTGGTGACGCCGGACCGCACCACGCTGATCGCGTCCAACCACCGGTCATTTGCCATCGGCGAGAAGATCGCGCCGGGCAACGGCGTTGCCGATCCCGGCGCCGTCACCGGCGCGATCGGCGTCGCCGCCAAGACCGAGATCATCTTCGACATGAACGCGCTGGCGATTGCGCACGGGAGCGTGATTTCGGCCGCGATGTTCGGCGCGCTCGCGGCCACCGGCGTGCTGCCGTTCGACCGCGACAGCTATCTGTCGGTGATCCGCGCCGGCGGGAAAGGCGCCAAGGCCAGCGTCGAGACTTTCGAAGCCGCTTTCGATCGCACCCGATCTGGCGCGCCGGAGGCCGCCCTGGTCCCGCGAGCCGAGGAGAGCGAGAAGAGCCGCGCGCCTGCGACGCTGGATGCAGAGCTGGCCAAGCTGCTCGAACGAGCGAAACAGGAGCTGCCGGACTCGGCGCTGTCGCTGGCGCAGGCCGGCCTGAAAAAGGTGGTGGATTTCCAGGACATCGCCTACGGCGCCGAATATCTCGACGTTCTCGGTGCGCTGCACGCGGCCGATCGTGGTGCCGGCGGCATCGACAGAAGCTTTGCCTTCACCCAAACGGCCGCAAAATACCTCGCCAATGCCATGACCTATGACGACGTCATCCGCGTTGCCGACCTGAAGACGCGCACCAGTCGCCGCGCGCGGATCGAGGGCGAGCTGGAGCTGGTGCAAGGCCAGGTGCTCCAAACCACCGAGTTCATGCACCCTCGCCTCGAGGAGATCATGGGAATGCTGCCGGTGTCCTTTGGACGTTGGCTCGACACCAAGCCGCGCCTGATGGGCTGGCTCGATCGCCGCATCAACAGGGGACGACGGGTGCGGACCTATTCGCTGCCCTGGTTTCTCGTGCTCTATGCCGTCGGCGGGCTTCGCGGCATGCGCCGCCGCTCACGGCGCCATGCGATCGAGACGGCGCATCGCGACGAATGGCTCAAGGCCGCCACCGAGGCTATCAGGACCAACTACCAGCTCGGCGTCGAGATCCTGCAATGCCGCCGGCTGGTGAAGGGCTATTCCGATACCCACAGCCGCGGCCTGTCGAAGTTCGACCGGACGCTGGCCACGATCAAGCTGGTTGCACAGCGCGAGGACGCCGCCGATTGGGCCCGGCGCCTGCGCGAAGCGGCGCTCAAGGACGGCCCCGGCAAGGAGCTCGACGGCGTCATCCAGACCATCAAGAGCTTCGCCTGA